Below is a window of Terriglobia bacterium DNA.
AGCTGTCAAGCCGCCCCGCGTCGCCGAGTCGCCCGCGCAAATGGAGTGCCGCCTCCTGCAAGTGATCTACACCGGCGACCAACCCTCCAGCGGAGTCGTCGTGCTCGGCGAAGTATTGCGCTTCCACGTGCGCGAAGACCTCGTCGACGACTTCCGTATCGATCCCGCCGGCCTCGACGCAGTCGGCCGCATGGCCGGCAATACCTGGGTGCGCACCCGCGATCGCATTGAGCTCATCCGACCGAAATAGCTGCTTGTCGCCGATGCGCCTCCGCGAAAGCTATACTGGTCCCCACAATCGTCAGGCCCGCCAGGAACAACTGCAAAGGAGGCTTCCGTGGCTCACGTCTGCGAATCAACTCACCCGTCCAGCTTGATTGATCATTCCGTGGGCTTCATGTTGCGCGTGCTCGTGCTTCTCGTTCTTCTTTTTGCCGTTCCCTTCCTTGCAGGTTGCCGCAGCAGCGATCCGCCGCCGACGCGCTCCGCGGCCTCAGCCGCAATCACCGGCGCCATCACCCTCTCGAGCGACAGCCTCGCTGCTGGAACCATTCCGAAGGTGCTTACTTGTGACGGCGCAGACCAGTCGCCGCAACTCAGGTGGACTGCTCCGCCC
It encodes the following:
- a CDS encoding YbhB/YbcL family Raf kinase inhibitor-like protein, which translates into the protein MAHVCESTHPSSLIDHSVGFMLRVLVLLVLLFAVPFLAGCRSSDPPPTRSAASAAITGAITLSSDSLAAGTIPKVLTCDGADQSPQLRWTAPPPETKSLVLTVTDPDAPSGTFTHWVLFNLPPTSSDIPAGIPTQNQLTDGSRQGRNDFGKIGYGGPCPPRGTTHRYFFDLFALNATLDL